A stretch of the Corylus avellana chromosome ca6, CavTom2PMs-1.0 genome encodes the following:
- the LOC132185898 gene encoding tropinone reductase homolog At5g06060-like isoform X2, which produces MSFETNGWMFACIYRYAIVEELAGLGATVHTCSRNQGDLNKCLHEWEAKGFRVTGSVCDLVSRPQREELMNTISHQFDGKLNILINNVGTSLAKPTTEVTAQDFTFIMTTNIESTYHMSQLTYPLMKESKGGSIVLISSVSGMLGIDGLSIYGASKGALNQLTRSLACEWARDNIRTNCVAPGATRTPLTENLLKGKVLETINSRTPIGRPAESEEISSLVAYLCLPAASYITGQIIHVDGGMTVSGFNALEQ; this is translated from the exons ATGAGTTTTGAGACAAACGGATGGATGTTTGCATGTATATATAGGTATGCGATTGTGGAGGAATTGGCAGGGCTTGGGGCGACCGTGCACACATGCTCTCGCAATCAAGGTGATTTGAATAAGTGCTTGCACGAGTGGGAGGCGAAGGGGTTCCGAGTCACTGGTTCAGTCTGTGACCTTGTGTCTCGTCCCCAACGAGAAGAACTTATGAACACAATTTCTCATCAATTTGATGGCAAACTCAATATCCTT ATAAATAATGTGGGGACCTCCCTTGCTAAACCAACCACAGAGGTGACGGCTCAAGATTTTACATTCATCATGACTACTAATATTGAATCCACTTACCATATGAGCCAACTCACTTATCCTCTTATGAAAGAATCAAAAGGAGGAAGTATTGTTCTCATTTCTTCTGTTAGTGGAATGTTGGGAATAGATGGCTTATCGATTTATGGAGCAAGTAAAG gagcaCTAAACCAACTTACTAGAAGCTTGGCGTGTGAGTGGGCACGAGACAATATCAGGACCAACTGCGTCGCACCTGGGGCGACAAGAACTCCTTTAACAGAGAAT CTACTCAAAGGCAAAGTCTTGGAAACTATAAATTCACGGACACCTATTGGACGACCTGCGGAGTCAGAGGAGATATCATCTTTGGTAGCGTATCTCTGCCTACCTGCAGCCTCTTACATTACTGGACAGATAATCCATGTTGATGGAGGGATGACTGTGAGCGGATTCAATGCCCTAGAACAATGA
- the LOC132185898 gene encoding tropinone reductase homolog At5g06060-like isoform X1 has translation MAEIGSKESRWSLQGMTALVTGGTKGIGYAIVEELAGLGATVHTCSRNQGDLNKCLHEWEAKGFRVTGSVCDLVSRPQREELMNTISHQFDGKLNILINNVGTSLAKPTTEVTAQDFTFIMTTNIESTYHMSQLTYPLMKESKGGSIVLISSVSGMLGIDGLSIYGASKGALNQLTRSLACEWARDNIRTNCVAPGATRTPLTENLLKGKVLETINSRTPIGRPAESEEISSLVAYLCLPAASYITGQIIHVDGGMTVSGFNALEQ, from the exons ATGGCTGAAATTGGTAGCAAAGAAAGCAGGTGGTCTCTTCAGGGAATGACAGCTCTTGTTACTGGTGGAACTAAAGGAATCGg GTATGCGATTGTGGAGGAATTGGCAGGGCTTGGGGCGACCGTGCACACATGCTCTCGCAATCAAGGTGATTTGAATAAGTGCTTGCACGAGTGGGAGGCGAAGGGGTTCCGAGTCACTGGTTCAGTCTGTGACCTTGTGTCTCGTCCCCAACGAGAAGAACTTATGAACACAATTTCTCATCAATTTGATGGCAAACTCAATATCCTT ATAAATAATGTGGGGACCTCCCTTGCTAAACCAACCACAGAGGTGACGGCTCAAGATTTTACATTCATCATGACTACTAATATTGAATCCACTTACCATATGAGCCAACTCACTTATCCTCTTATGAAAGAATCAAAAGGAGGAAGTATTGTTCTCATTTCTTCTGTTAGTGGAATGTTGGGAATAGATGGCTTATCGATTTATGGAGCAAGTAAAG gagcaCTAAACCAACTTACTAGAAGCTTGGCGTGTGAGTGGGCACGAGACAATATCAGGACCAACTGCGTCGCACCTGGGGCGACAAGAACTCCTTTAACAGAGAAT CTACTCAAAGGCAAAGTCTTGGAAACTATAAATTCACGGACACCTATTGGACGACCTGCGGAGTCAGAGGAGATATCATCTTTGGTAGCGTATCTCTGCCTACCTGCAGCCTCTTACATTACTGGACAGATAATCCATGTTGATGGAGGGATGACTGTGAGCGGATTCAATGCCCTAGAACAATGA
- the LOC132185210 gene encoding uncharacterized protein LOC132185210 translates to MYAQHVLQDEEDNVNVGVVHNCNVGVEDNAHDRVHTMPETAKNNKRHGRPRKTKVIQDIDEVIKELLSDCEVTNGEDEELYYDADEVNKEKDGTSNWWKKVDYNINDKKAEFGDDESEDERDGLVSLQGSDFDSGKNKKRYRQFNEKHDLKIPVKFGLEDQFVDIYSFKRALKLYVVQNGFDYNYKHNDFGRVSAICRETHCAWRIHASIDATRNCIQIKTFYLTHTCGNQYENTRYDVYYMICTYKKDFKDDPTWTPAKNEALHQLFSSYSKQYRLIRRYASAVRSTNPGSSAFIQRERAFFQRMYICLDACKKGFKHGCWPIICLDACHLKGEYVGQLLCAIGKDGNDHMFPIAFAVAEAETKESWQWFITILLEDLCGSEGGLGWTIMSDRQKGLRTTVDVVLPHAEHRVCVRHLHANFKARGCTGKAFKDEL, encoded by the exons atGTATGCTCAACATGTATTGCAAGATGAAGAGGACAACGTTAATGTTGGTGTGGTGCACAACTGTAATGTCGGTGTGGAGGACAATGCTCATGACCGTGTTCACACCATGCCAGAAACagctaaaaacaacaaaagacaTGGTAGGCCACGGAAGACCAAAGTTATTCAGGATATTGATGAAGTCATAAAAGAGCTGTTGAGTGACTGTGAAGTAACTAATGGTGAGGATGAAGAACTATACTACGATGCTGAtgaggtcaataaagaaaaagatggaaCGTCCAACTGGTGGAAGAAGGTTGACTATaatataaatgataaaaaagcTGAGTTTGGGGATGACGAATCTGAGGATGAAAGAGATGGTCTTGTGAGTTTGCAGGGCAGTGATTTTGACAGTGGAAAAAATAAGAAGCGGTATAGGCAGTTCAATGAGAAACATGACTTAAAAATTCCAGTGAAGTTTGGCTTAGAAGATCAGTTTGTAGATATATATTCTTTCAAGAGGGCACTTAAACTGTATGTTGTGCAGAATGGGTTCGACTATAACTACAAACACAATGACTTTGGTAGAGTTAGTGCAATATGTAGAGAAACACATTGTGCATGGAGGATTCACGCCTCTATTGATGCTACAAGAAACTGTATACAGATTAAAACTTTCTACCTGACTCATACTTGTGGTAATCAGTACGAAAACACCAGATACGATGTCTATTACATGATTTGTACATATAAGAAGGACTTCAAGGATGATCCTACATGGACCCC GGCAAAGAATGAGGCATTGCATCAACTCTTTAGTAGTTATTCCAAGCAATATCGCCTCATAAGGAGGTACGCGTCGGCGGTACGAAGCACTAaccctggtagtagtgcttTTATTCAGAGAGAAAGAGCATTCTTCCAAAGAATGTATATTTGCCTTGATGCGTGCAAGAAGGGTTTTAAGCATGGCTGTTGGCCAATtatttgtttagatgcttgtcatctGAAGGGGGAATATGTGGGGCAATTGTTGTGTGCTATAGGCAAGGATGGAAACGACCACATGTTCCCAATAGCATTTGCAGTGGCTGAGGCCGAGACCAAAGAGTCATGGCAATGGTTTATTACCATTTTGCTGGAAGATTTATGCGGCTCAGAAGGTGGACTTGGTTGGACTATAATGTCTGATAGACAGAAG GGCCTTAGAACTACAGTTGATGTAGTGTTGCCACATGCTGAGCATCGTGTTTGTGTTCGGCACCTACATGCAAACTTCAAAGCTAGAGGGTGTACGGGAAAAGCGTTCAAAGATGAGCTGTAG